Proteins encoded by one window of Fusarium graminearum PH-1 chromosome 1, whole genome shotgun sequence:
- a CDS encoding phosphate-repressible phosphate permease: MVLHQYDYIFALGTIFSFLDAWNIGANDVANSWATSVSSRSISYLQAMTLGSILEFAGSVGVGARVADTIRTKVVDLDQFESDPALLMLGMMCAIAASSIYLTFATRIGLPVSTTHSIMGGVIGMGVALVGAEGIHWAELDKGISSGVVSVFLAWIIAPGLSGAFAAIIFLITKYGVMLRSQPVWKGLFLTPVYFGITASLLTMLIVWKGGSIEITFTDAETVGMIIGVGAAWALIISIFLLPWLYRIVICDDWQLRWWHIIQGPLLLKRPPPPAQPDGAEGGIKDFYEGHMTKEELSELRRAGREGSDEFVRAQDQTSNEGKESSTENKVMTPPSEGTDDAAERVEPKPRRSLIGEKPEGRLFSGAVLFWYLKKAFLSGVDQDILAMQNKKSILTGDLDEIHSNVAHYDNRAEYLYTFMQVMTACTASFTHGANDVANAIGPYATIYQIWRTGTLDGSKSEVPVWILCFGGAGIALGIWTYGYNIMRNLGNRLTLHSPSRGFSMELGACITVILATRLKLPVSTTQCITGATVGVGLCSGTWRSINWRMVAWIYMGWMITLPVAGIISGCICGIIINAPRWGYSG; this comes from the exons ATGGTGCTTCATCAGTACGATTACATCTTTGCCCTCGGCaccatcttttctttccttgatGCCTGGAACATCG GTGCCAACGATGTCGCCAACTCGTGGGCTACATCGGTCTCATCCCGATCCATCAGCTACCTCCAGGCCATGACCCTTGGTTCCATCCTCGAATTTGCTGGATCCGTCGGTGTCGGTGCTCGTGTCGCTGATACCATCCGTACCAAGGTCGTCGACCTGGACCAGTTCGAGTCCGACCCCGCCCTTCTTATGCTCGGTATGATGTGCGCCATCGCCGCCTCTTCGATCTACCTCACCTTCGCCACTCGCATCGGTCTTCCTGTCTCGACTACTCACTCCATTATGGGTGGTGTTATTGGTATGGGTGTTGCTCTCGTCGGTGCTGAGGGTATCCACTGGGCTGAACTGGACAAGGGAATCAGCTCTGGTGTTGTCTCAGTTTTCCTGGCTTGGATCATTGCCCCTGGTCTGTCTGGTGCTTTTGCCGCTATTATCTTCCTTATCACCAAGTACGGTGTCATGCTTCGAAGCCAGCCTGTCTGGAAGGGTCTCTTCCTTACTCCCGTCTACTTCGGTATCACTGCTTCTCTGCTTACCATGCTCATCGTCTGGAAGGGTGGCAGCATTGAGATCACCTTTACTGACGCCGAGACTGTTGGCATGATCATTGGTGTCGGTGCTGCTTGGGCTCTCatcatttccatcttcctcctcccttGGCTCTACCGCATCGTCATCTGTGACGACTGGCAGCTTCGATGGTGGCACATCATCCAGggccctcttcttcttaagCGCCCTCCCCCTCCTGCCCAGCCCGATGGTGCTGAAGGTGGTATCAAGGATTTCTACGAGGGGCATAtgaccaaggaagagctTTCCGAGCTTCGCCGCGCCGGCCGTGAGGGTAGTGACGAGTTTGTCCGCGCCCAGGACCAGACCAGCAACGAAGGCAAGGAGAGTTCTACCGAGAACAAGGTCATGACTCCTCCTTCAGAGGGCACCGATGACGCTGCTGAGCGCGTGGAACCCAAACCCCGACGCAGCCTCATCGGAGAGAAGCCTGAAGGCCGTCTTTTCAGCGGTGCTGTCTTGTTCTGGTAcctcaagaaggctttccTCTCTGGTGTCGACCAGGATATCCTTGCCATGCAAAACAAGAAGAGCATTCTTACCGGcgatcttgacgagatccACTCTAACGTTGCTCACTACGACAATCGCGCCGAGTACCTGTACACATTTATGCAAGTCATGACTGCTTGTACTGCCTCTTTCACTCACGGTGCGAACGATGTCGCCAACGCCATTGGTCCTTATGCTACTATCTACCAAATCTGGAGAACTGGCACTCTTGACGGTAGCAAGTCCGAAGTTCCCGTCTGGATTCT TTGCTtcggtggtgctggtatTGCTCTTGGTATCTGGACTTATGGATACAACATCATGCGCAACCTTGGTAACCGTCTGACTCTCCACTCGCCTTCTCGAGGTTTTAGTATGGAGCTTGGTGCCTGTATCACAGTCATCCTTGCCACCCGTCTTA AGCTCCCTGTCTCAACTACCCAGTGTATCACCGGTGCCACCGTCGGTGTCGGTCTCTGTTCCGGCACTTGGCGCTCTATCAACTGGCGCATGGTTGCTTGGATTTACATGGGCTGGATGATTACCCTTCCTGTTGCTGGTATTATTTCTGGCTGCATCTGCGGTATTATTATCAACGCTCCTCGCTGGGGCTACAGTGGTTAA